From the genome of Corallococcus macrosporus DSM 14697:
GTTGAAGCCCTCCACCGGCGTCCCCGCCGCCATCGCGCTGCGGCAGCTCACCGCCCAGTCGATGTAGTGGTGGACCTCCTCCAGCGGCAGCTTGACGATGCTCCGAATCACCTCGCGCGCCACCACGGGCGCCAGCGGGTCCACGGACCATCCATCCGGCCCCAGCGTGCGCAGCGCCTCGTCCTCCCGCTTCGCACCGACGGGCGCGCCTTCCTCGCCCTGGGACTCCAGCTCCCACGCCATGGTGCCGACGTCGCCCATCCACACCCGCGTGCACTTGAAGCCCGCTTCCTTCGCCAGGCTGGCCACGCGCGTCAGGAAGCCGTCCTGCTCCGCCGCCTCCGCCTCGCCTTCCACAACGCGCGGCGCACCGAGCACCTGCACGTCAATGAGCGTCAGCGCCGGCCCGAACTGGAAGACGTCCGCGACGACGATGTCGCTCCGAGGCTGCTCCCCGAACGACGTCCCCAGCGAGGCGTCCATCCACTGCCGGACCCTGGACCGGTCCGGGCTCCCATGAATCCAGAGGTGATTCGCGATGCCGTAGGCCATGAGTTCCTCGGCCCGGATGCCTACCAGAGACGCGGCGCCACGCTCCAGGAGGATTGGAGCCCACCCCCCTCCCGGATGCCACCCCGGGTCATGGTAGACAGGGACGCACTGCATGGACCGCCTGCCCCTCCTCTTCTGGCTCTGGATGCTCTTCTTCGCCGTCAACGCCCTCTGGGCGCTGGCGCAGGCCGCCGTGGCCAGCACCCTGGGCGTCCGGCCCGTGTCCGTCGTCCTCGGCTACGGCCCCACCCTGCTCTCCGCCCGCCTGGGGAGCATCCTCTGGGCCTTCCGCCCCCTGGCGCTCGGCAGCGCGGTCAGCTTCGACGAGCCCTCCGCCGAGGGCGCCGCCGCCAGGAGCCGCCTGCTCCAGCTCGCCCCGCCCCTGCACGCCGCCGTCATCCTCCTGCCCTGGGTCCTCCAGGTCGCCATCGCCATGGCCTGCCTGGGGCCCTCGGAGGGCCTGCGCCACTTCCTGAGCGGCTTCGCCCTCCCCTTCGAGCCCTCCCTGCTCCCCGGCCGCGTGGAGCGCTTCCTGGCGCTCCTCCAGGACGGCGACCTGCTCCGCGCCTGGGGCCTGATGAGCGCCAAGCTGGCCGCCCTCAACCTCCTGCCCCTGCCCGCGCTCGCCGGAGGCACCTTCCTGCTCCTCCCGTGGCGCAAGGGCTACCCCGTCTGGGCCGGCCTGCTCGGCATCCTCGGGCTGCTGGCCGCCATCCCGTGGGCCCTCTACGTGCTCTACGTGGTCGTCAAGGCGCTCGTCTGATGCCTACGCCTGGCGCTGCAACGCCAGCCGAGCCCCCAGCACCACGAAGACGCCGCCCGTGACGCGCTTCTGCCACGCCGCCACCCGCGGGTTGCGCCGCATCCAGCCCCCGAAGGCCCCCGCCGACGCCGCCAGCACCACCAGCCACGACGTGCCCGTGACGGAGAACATCAACCCGAGCCCCAGGAACTGGAGCCCCGTCGAGCCCGCGGACGCGTCCACGAACTGCGGCAGGAAGGCCAGGAAGAACACGGCCACCTTCGGGTTCAGCACGTTGGTGACCACGCCGTCGCGGAAGATGCGCCGCAGCCCCAGGGCCGGGAGCGCCCGCACCTCCTCGGGGGCCGCGTCCGGGGCGCGCAGCATCTGCACGCCCATCCACACCAGGTAGGCCGCTCCGCCCCACTTCACCACGGTGAAGGCCAGCGCGGACGTCGCGAGCAGCGCCGACAGGCCGAAGGCCGCCGCCGCGATGTGGAACAGGCACCCGACGAAGATGCCCAGCGCGGAGACGATGCCCGCCTTGCGCCCCTGCCCCAGGCTCCGGGCCAGCACGTACATCGTGTCCGGCCCGGGCGTCAGGATGAGCGCGAGCACCGCCAGGAGGTATGCGGTGAGGCGGGTCAAATCGAAGAGCATGGTGGCGACTCCAGGAGGGGCATGCCGGCCAGGCCCCGTGTCCCGTCACCGTACTCGCCGGAGCCCGCCGCGAAAAGCGACGCCCAGCCTCAGACGGGCGCGCGCGTCCCCGCCCGCTCGTCCGCGATTCGCGCCTCACGCTCGCGCCGCAGCGCCCGCTCGGCCTCCTCCGCGCTGATGGGCACGGAAGGACGGAACACCGTGCGGTACACCGCCGCCGCGGTGGCGCCTCCCAGGAGCGGGGCCACGATGAACAGCCAGAGCTGCCCCAGGGGCACGCTCCCCGCGAACACCGCCGGCCCCAGGCTGCGCGCCGGATTCACCGACGTGTTCGTCACCGGAATCCCCACCAGGTGGATGAGCGTCAGCACCAGGCCAATGGCCAGCCCCGCGAAGCCCACCGGCGCGCGCGCGTCCGTGGCGCCCAGCACCGTGAAGACGAGCAGGAAGGTGAGCACCACCTCGGTGAGGAAGGCCGACCCCATGCCAAAGCCGTCCGGCGAGGCGGCACCATAGCCATTGGTCGCCAGCCCCTGCGCCGCCACCGAGTAGCCCCCGGGCATGCCCCCGGCAATCAGCAGCACCACGCCCGCCGCGACGATGGCCCCCGCGCACTGCGCCACCATGTAGCCGGCCGCGTCCTTGCCCTCCATCTTCCCCGTGAGCAGGAGGCCCAGCGTCACCGCCGGATTCACATGGCAGCCGGAGATGGGCCCAATCACGTACACCATGGCCAGCAGCGACAGGCCAAACGCGAGCGCCACGCCCTGGAAGCCGATGTGGTCCCCCGCCAGCACGGCCGCCCCGACGCCGCCCAGCACCAGGACGAACGTCCCGATGAACTCGGCAACGTACTTCCGGACGGCTTCATGTTGGTGGTGCTTGCCAGCCCGAGCCAGCGCGGCCCTGTCCGTGGTTGCATCCATGGTCCGCCTCGTTTCGCGCGCCCAGACGCCACGCCTCAGCGCATTCTTCCAGGCACGCTGTCCATGAACCGGGAGACGACAACGCGGAGCACCGCGTCACGGCCGCTGAGCGGCCCCACGTGCGCGGCCCACGGCCCTCCGCCTCCCCTGACATACACAGACACGCACGCTTTGACTTTCAGGCGCGGGCGCATGCCCCCACGAGCCCCCCTTCCAAGACACAAGGCACAGGGGGCGGTGTGCCCACGGTGAGGCCAGCGGTGATGACTGTCCGAAAGTCGCAGCCATTCCGAGGGCAAGCCCGCTCAAACAAGCTATTCGCGCTAACATTGGAAAAACGCACAACCCAATCGTGCGTTTGGAGGAAGCATGAAGACGTTCGTCATCGCAGGCGCGCTTGCTGCTGGGCTCCTCTCAGGATGCGGCGGAGTCGGAGAGAACGGACTGGAGGCTGATTCGCCGAGCCTTGCCACTCGGGAAGACCGCCTCCTCTGCCTCTCGGACTTCGCCGTCAGGTATT
Proteins encoded in this window:
- the aqpZ gene encoding aquaporin Z, with the protein product MDATTDRAALARAGKHHQHEAVRKYVAEFIGTFVLVLGGVGAAVLAGDHIGFQGVALAFGLSLLAMVYVIGPISGCHVNPAVTLGLLLTGKMEGKDAAGYMVAQCAGAIVAAGVVLLIAGGMPGGYSVAAQGLATNGYGAASPDGFGMGSAFLTEVVLTFLLVFTVLGATDARAPVGFAGLAIGLVLTLIHLVGIPVTNTSVNPARSLGPAVFAGSVPLGQLWLFIVAPLLGGATAAAVYRTVFRPSVPISAEEAERALRREREARIADERAGTRAPV
- a CDS encoding LysE family translocator, which gives rise to MLFDLTRLTAYLLAVLALILTPGPDTMYVLARSLGQGRKAGIVSALGIFVGCLFHIAAAAFGLSALLATSALAFTVVKWGGAAYLVWMGVQMLRAPDAAPEEVRALPALGLRRIFRDGVVTNVLNPKVAVFFLAFLPQFVDASAGSTGLQFLGLGLMFSVTGTSWLVVLAASAGAFGGWMRRNPRVAAWQKRVTGGVFVVLGARLALQRQA